A genomic region of Thiohalospira halophila DSM 15071 contains the following coding sequences:
- a CDS encoding SCO family protein — MRWSRLLPPLVPALALMGAGALWWTAGGTPAELRGIALNEPCPLPTFRLGNGEGEALEREDLLGQWHFVYFGYTHCPDVCPPTLARLGELADLLPAGEAGYLFVSVDPARDDPAQLAEYTDYFHERLQGYTGTRAGIDRLVAAAGAHYRLGEGADYTVDHSAGVFLVGPEARVRAVLPPPHRPAEMAELFRDVQKYSP; from the coding sequence GTGCGATGGTCCCGCCTCCTGCCGCCCCTGGTTCCGGCCCTCGCCCTGATGGGGGCCGGGGCCCTGTGGTGGACCGCTGGCGGGACTCCGGCGGAGCTCCGAGGTATCGCCCTGAACGAGCCCTGCCCCCTACCCACCTTCCGGCTGGGGAACGGAGAGGGCGAGGCCCTGGAGCGGGAAGATCTCCTGGGCCAGTGGCACTTCGTCTACTTCGGTTATACCCACTGCCCCGACGTGTGCCCGCCCACCCTGGCCCGGCTCGGCGAACTCGCCGACCTCCTGCCGGCCGGGGAGGCCGGCTACCTGTTCGTCTCCGTGGACCCGGCCCGGGACGACCCGGCGCAGCTGGCCGAATACACCGATTACTTCCACGAGCGACTGCAGGGCTATACCGGCACGCGGGCCGGGATCGACCGCCTGGTGGCCGCTGCCGGCGCCCATTACCGGCTGGGCGAGGGAGCCGACTACACCGTCGACCATTCCGCCGGGGTCTTCCTCGTCGGCCCCGAGGCCCGTGTGCGTGCGGTCCTGCCGCCGCCCCACCGGCCTGCCGAGATGGCCGAACTCTTCCGGGACGTGCAAAAATATTCCCCGTAG